The genomic segment CCTTCGAACAGCTCGCCCTCGTCCACGCTGAACGCCGGAATCCCCACCCGCGCCAGAGAGAAGTGATCGCTGCGGTAGTAGTGCCCAGCCATCGGATTCGGATCCGGGAGCAGTTGAATATCGAACGCCTTCGCCACCGCTTGCACCGTCGGGTAGAAGTCGATTCGGTCCGCTCCGCCCAGGTCTGCAGAGCGCGGCACCCCAATCGGCAGAATCATGTCGTAATTGAGATCAAGCGTGATGTCCTTCGCCGGCACCGGAGGATGCATTCCCAGGTACTGCGATCCCAGCAGCCCCTGTTCCTCCGCCGTTACTGCGGCAATGTATATATCGTGCGGCGGCTTCTGTGTCGATTGCGCAACCGCCCGCGCCATCTCCAGCAAAATGCCGCATCCCGTGCCGTTGTCAGCCGCGCCGTTGTAGATGTTATCGCCCTTGGCGTCAGGATCGATCCCGAGATGATCGTAGTGCGCGCTGTAAAGCACGGCATTGCCGCTTGGAGCCGCTCCTGCAACCTTGCCCACAACGTTGGTCGAGTCATACTTCCGCACCCGGCTCTCGACGTGTCCCTTCAGCCGCACCGGCAGCTCCACAGCCTTGAATCCCGGCTTGCCGGCCTTTGCAATCTCGTCGTCCACGTTGCCCAGCCCGGCGGCCGTCAGCAGCTTCTGCGCCACGTCATGCTGAATCCACGCGGCAGCCCGCAGCGTCGCATCAGGATCGCCCTGCAGATAGCTCTTCTCAATCGCCTGCGAGTTGCGCACCACATCCCAGCCATAACTCGCCAGATCGGTGCGATGAATGATCAGCACTCCCGCCGCGCCCAGCCTCGCCGCCTGCTCGTACTTGTACGTCCAGCGACCGTAGTAGGTCAGCGCCTTACCCTTGAAGAACTTCTCATCTGTCGACGGCGGCTCGTTCACGATCACCAGCGCGATCTTGCCGTGCATATCCACGCCCGCGTAATCATTCCACTTGTACTCCGGCGAGACGATGCCGTATCCCACAAATACAATCGGCGCGTCGATTTCGGCCGCAGCCTGCCCCGTCTGATCCTTCGATACGATATCTGTCCCGTAAGCCAGATCAATTGCCTGCCCATTCTGCGGCGCAAACGAGAACTTCGTCTTGTCCTCGACGGTGTGCACCGCCATCAGCGGCACCCTCTGGAAGTATCTTCCGCCATCGCCTGCAGGCTGCAGACCACTCAGCGCATACTGTGTGGCGATATATTCAGCGGCGAGCTGGTCGCCGCGCGTGCCGGGTCCGCGCCCTTCCAGCAGATCGAGCGAGAGGAACCGCACATGGGCGCGAATCCGTTCGGCATCGATCGAATTCGCGGCAGAGCGCGCCGCCGGCGGCAGCCCCGGTACAGCCGGTACGGAATTCTGCTGCGCACGAAGAGAAGGCAACGAGATAAGAGCTAGAGCAAGGGTCAGAAAGTAACGTCTGGAATGCATGTCCGCTTGTCCTTTTGAACTACCTTGCGATGGTAATCAATCGCAGCGGTCCAGTTCAAAGCAGCATCGCAGCGGCCTTGCTCCCCGAAGCCGCCACAAGCAGGTGCGCGCGGGTAAGCACCTTGCGCGCCAGGCCCGTGAGCGGCAATCCGGCAAGCTCGTCCGCTCGCACCCAGCGCCGCTTCCCAGCAGCCGGGCCCGCGAGCTCCGTTACCTCATCTTCGTTCACATCGCGGATCCGCACGAAGTAGTTCACCTGCATAATCGCGTGGCGCACTGCCATCCGCAAATGTTCTTCAGGCACGTCCGCATTCCCCAGCGCCGGAAGCTCCCACATTCCCGGCATCACCGTGACGCTCGCAGGCCGCTGCTCCAGCAGCACCTCACGTTCGCCCCTGCGCGTCTGTACGCAAAGTGCATGCGCAATCTCGCGGCTCACCATGCGGGCCCGCGGAGCAGCCTTGTGTTCGCCACGGGTCACGCAATGTTCCGCGATCGGGCATACCAGGCACTGCGGATTGCGCGGCAGGCACACCGTCGCACCCAGCTCCATCATCCCCTGATTGAAGTCACCCGGACGCCGCGGATCCACAAGCTCACTCGCCAGCCCGTCAATCTTCTTGCGCAGCGCCGTCGCGCCACTACCCGAACTCGCTTCCCATCCCGCCAGCCTGCACAGCACGCGCTCCACGTTGCCATCCACCACCGCAACGCGCTCGTCGTGCGCAATGCTGGCAATAGCCGCCGCCGTATAGGCGCCAATCCCCGGTAGCTTGCGCAGCTCCGCCGACGTTGTCGGCATCCTTCCGTTCAGATTCTCCGCAACATAGATCGCCGCTTGGTGCAGCATGCGGGCGCGACGGTAGTACCCCAGCCCGCTCCACAACGCCAGAACATCCTCTTCCGCGGCGCAGGCGAGCGCATCAACTGTGGGAAACCGTTCAAGGAACACGCGGTGCCGGTCGATAACCACGGCAACGCGGGTCTGCTGCAGCATGATCTCCGACACCCAGATCGAGTAGGGATCCTTGTTCTGGCGCCACGGCAGCTCGCGCTGGTTCGCCTCATACCACTTCAACAAGCGGGCGCGCAGTGCCGGCGCGTTCCAATCGCGGGGATTCGATGGAGCCATACGCCCAGCTTACGCGATGCGCCTTTTCGCATGCGGGATGTTCGCAAGTTCGACCCTTCCACTCCGTGCGGAACTCCAAGCCAGAGCGAACCACGAGGCCAAAAGTCGCATCCACCTTTACGTGAAGGAGTGCGGAAGTGAAGTGCTCTTCAGTAACTCTCGCAGCAGCAGCATTGCTGGTCTTCGCCTGCCTCGCGAATGCCCAAGGCCCTAACGCCAGCGAAGCCTCGGCAGCGCTTCCGTCCGCGCCAACGCCCGCACTTACGTCCGTTAAGCCCACTCCCGCACCCATGCCGTCGCCCTATGCCCCGCCTCCGTTCGCGCGCATGTCGGTCGGCGTAGCGGGCTCGCTGCTGGGCATCGAGATGCAGCTCTCCACCAACGTCAGCCGCCACCTCACCCTCCGCGCTATCGGCAACACGTTCAACTACTCCAACAGCTTCACCATCAGCGGAGTCCCCACCAAGGCCAAGCTCAACCTCGCATCGGCGGGCGGCATGGTCGATTACTATCCGTTCAACTTCGCACTCCGCGTGAGCGGCGGTCTGCTCTTCATCAATCGCAACCACATCGACTCAACAACCGACATCCCGGGCGGCGACTCCATCACCCTCAACGGCCAGGACTACTACTCGGCCGGCACCAACCCGCTCACCGGCGCCACCCCACTGCATGGAAGCGGCCACATGGCCCTCAATACCACCACACCAAGTTGGGTGCTCTCCACCGGCTGGGGCAACCACGTCAAGCGCAGCGGACATTGGTCGTTCCCCGTCGAAATCGGCGTAGCCTTCGTCGGAACTCCTAAGGTCACCACCGGCATCAGCGGCTGGGCATGCACGGACGCGACACAAACCCATTGCACGGACATCGCCAACCCCAACGATCCCATCGCGGCTCAGTTCCAGAGCAACCTCAACGCACAGGTCGCCAAGTGGAACAGCAATGTCGAGTGGCTGAAGACCTACCCCATCTTCACCTCGGGCGTCACCTACACCTTCAACCTCCGCCGCTACTAAATCACCGACCAAAATCAGGGCCGCCCCATTCAGAAGCGGCCTTTGTTCCCATGCACTTGCTTTTCTTGTTGTCTTTCCCGGAGGGAATCTGCTGTTCTATCCCAGCAACTCAGCCAGCAACTTCGGCGCAGCCTCAAGCGCAGCGCCAATCTGGGCCTGGTCCTTGCCGCCGGCTTCGGCTATCTCAGGCTTTCCGCCGCCCGATCCGCCCACGAGCTTCGCCACCGCGCCCACCAGCTTCCCAGCCTGGACACGCTTCGTCAGTCCCGGCGTAACCCCGGCAATAATCGCAACCTTGCCCTCCGGCTGCGCCGACGCCAGCACCACCACGCCCTCGCCCGCCTTCTGCTTCAGGTTATCGACCAGCGTCCTAAGCTGCCCGCGATCGAGCTGATCGGCGCGGTGCCGCAGGAGCTTCACGCCCTTCACATCCACAGCCTGCGACACGACATCATCCAGCCCGCCGGCCGCCGACTTCATCCGCATCTCGTCCAGCTCGCGCCGCAGCTTCTTCAGCTCGTCTTCCTGTGAAGCGAGCCGCGCACGCAGGCCATCCGACAAACTGCCCCCCGCCGGCGCGCCCGCAACCTGCGCCGCAACCTGCGCCACCTCCGCATCCCGCCGGAACGAATCCAGCGATCCCATTCCGCTGATCGCCTCCACGCGCCGCACACCCGAGGACACAGACGTCTCGCCCACCAGCTTCAGCAGCCCAATCTCACCCGTCGCGCCCGTGTGCGTACCGCCGCAAAGCTCCGTCGAAAATCCATCCGACAGCTTCACCACCCGAACCTTGTCGCCGTACTTCTCACCGAACAGCGCCATGGCGTGATACTCGTTCACCGCCACGTCAATCGGCACATCCTCCAGCGTCTCCACCTTCGCGTTCGAAAGCACTTCGCGGTTCACGATGTTCTCGATCTCCGCAAGCTCCTCATCCGCCACCTGCGCAAAATGCGAAAAGTCGAAGCGCAGCCGCGTGGGATCAACCAGCGATCCCGCCTGCTTTACATGTGTCCCCAGCACCTGCCGCAGCGCCGCGTGAATCAGGTGCGTTCCCGTGTGGTTGCGCCGAATCGCATCGCGTCTGTCCCCGTCCACGACGGTGTTCACGTGATCGCCCACCGCCAGATCCTGCTTGAGCACAGCCTTGTGCGCGCGCACCCCCTGCACCGGCAGCACGCAGCCAATGATCTCGGCCACGGTAGAATTCCCGTCCAAAGCCAGGAAAAAACCGGTATCGCCCACCTGGCCGCCCGAGTCGCCGTAGAAGCTCGTATGATCGAGCACCACCTCGACCTGCTCGCCGGCCTTGGCCGCGGGCACGCCCACGCCGTCCTTCACAATCGCCAGCACTTCGGCGTCGGTGGAAGTAAGGGAGCGATACCCCTCGAACCCCGTCTTCGGCAGATCGCGGAACGCCGGGCTCGCCGTCTTCTGGCTCCCTCCCTTCCATGAGGCACGCGCCCGGGCTTTCTCTTCCTCTTTGGCAGCTTCAAACCCGGTTTTGTCGAAGGCTATTCCGGCATCGCGAGCGGCCATCATTATGAAATCTTCGGGTAAGCCGAAGGTCTCATAAAGGTGGAACGCGACCTCGCCTGAAAGCACAGGCGAGTCACCACTTTTGGCGGCAAGAACCAACTCTTGATCCAGCTTAGCTGCACCGACCTTTAGGACCCGATCAAACTGCCTCTCTTCCGCTTCGACGGCCCTCGCAACACGCTCCGCGGATTCGTTCAGTTCAGGGTAGGCCCCAGCCATCAAGTCTCGAACTGCATAGACCATCTGAAAGAGAAAGGGCTTCTCATGACCGAGTAGCCGGCCGTGACGAATGGCGCGGCGCATGATCTTACGAAGAACCGAGCCACGCTCGTTCGGACCCGGCAACACACCATCCGAAATCAGGAACGTAGCCGCGCGCGCATGGTCCGCAATAATGCGCAGGCTTGCCGCGTCCTCATCCGCCGTACGCGTCTCCCTGTCCAACTCGGCCTGCGAAACGCGCTTGCCCGTCAGCTCTTCCGCCCTCTCAATCAGCGGCGTAAACAAATCTGTATCGAAGTTCGAAATCTTCCCCTGCAGCACCGCCGACACGCGCTCCAGCCCCATGCCAGTATCCACGCACGGCTTGGGCAGCGGAGTCAGCTTGTAGCTCGTCGTCTTGCCCAGCGGATCGACCACGGCAGACCGGTCGAACTGCATAAACACCAGGTTCCAGATCTCCACGTAGCGCGCATCGTCCTGTCCGAATGGCAGGTCCTTCCCGTGCTCGCTGGCCTCCAGGCCCATGTCGTAGAACAGCTCCGAGCACGGACCGCAAGGTCCCGTCTCGCCCATCTGCCAGAAGTTGTCCTTGCGGCCATAGGTGAAAATGCGTTCCTTGGGAACGCCGGTCGCAATCCAGAACTGCTCGGCTTCGCTGTCGCGCGGCACCTCTTCATCGCCCTCGAAGATGGTCACGTAGAGCCGGTCTTTGGCAATGCCCATCCACTCCGGACTCGTCACCAGCTCCCATGCAAACGCAATCGCGTCCTTCTTGAAATAGTCGCCGAACGAGAAGTTCCCCAGCATCTCGAAGAACGTATGGT from the Occallatibacter riparius genome contains:
- a CDS encoding M28 family peptidase, which codes for MHSRRYFLTLALALISLPSLRAQQNSVPAVPGLPPAARSAANSIDAERIRAHVRFLSLDLLEGRGPGTRGDQLAAEYIATQYALSGLQPAGDGGRYFQRVPLMAVHTVEDKTKFSFAPQNGQAIDLAYGTDIVSKDQTGQAAAEIDAPIVFVGYGIVSPEYKWNDYAGVDMHGKIALVIVNEPPSTDEKFFKGKALTYYGRWTYKYEQAARLGAAGVLIIHRTDLASYGWDVVRNSQAIEKSYLQGDPDATLRAAAWIQHDVAQKLLTAAGLGNVDDEIAKAGKPGFKAVELPVRLKGHVESRVRKYDSTNVVGKVAGAAPSGNAVLYSAHYDHLGIDPDAKGDNIYNGAADNGTGCGILLEMARAVAQSTQKPPHDIYIAAVTAEEQGLLGSQYLGMHPPVPAKDITLDLNYDMILPIGVPRSADLGGADRIDFYPTVQAVAKAFDIQLLPDPNPMAGHYYRSDHFSLARVGIPAFSVDEGELFEGHDEAWGQAQFKDFVANHYHQPSDEYRADWDFRGNAKLARFGLVLGWLASEQPHSVEWNAGDEFEAARKKSEAGK
- the mutY gene encoding A/G-specific adenine glycosylase, which codes for MAPSNPRDWNAPALRARLLKWYEANQRELPWRQNKDPYSIWVSEIMLQQTRVAVVIDRHRVFLERFPTVDALACAAEEDVLALWSGLGYYRRARMLHQAAIYVAENLNGRMPTTSAELRKLPGIGAYTAAAIASIAHDERVAVVDGNVERVLCRLAGWEASSGSGATALRKKIDGLASELVDPRRPGDFNQGMMELGATVCLPRNPQCLVCPIAEHCVTRGEHKAAPRARMVSREIAHALCVQTRRGEREVLLEQRPASVTVMPGMWELPALGNADVPEEHLRMAVRHAIMQVNYFVRIRDVNEDEVTELAGPAAGKRRWVRADELAGLPLTGLARKVLTRAHLLVAASGSKAAAMLL
- the alaS gene encoding alanine--tRNA ligase → MQYRTGNEVRELFLRFFETKGHRRVHSSSLVPANDPTLLFTNAGMNQFKDVFLGAEKREYNRATTSQKCVRAGGKHNDLENVGFTRRHHTFFEMLGNFSFGDYFKKDAIAFAWELVTSPEWMGIAKDRLYVTIFEGDEEVPRDSEAEQFWIATGVPKERIFTYGRKDNFWQMGETGPCGPCSELFYDMGLEASEHGKDLPFGQDDARYVEIWNLVFMQFDRSAVVDPLGKTTSYKLTPLPKPCVDTGMGLERVSAVLQGKISNFDTDLFTPLIERAEELTGKRVSQAELDRETRTADEDAASLRIIADHARAATFLISDGVLPGPNERGSVLRKIMRRAIRHGRLLGHEKPFLFQMVYAVRDLMAGAYPELNESAERVARAVEAEERQFDRVLKVGAAKLDQELVLAAKSGDSPVLSGEVAFHLYETFGLPEDFIMMAARDAGIAFDKTGFEAAKEEEKARARASWKGGSQKTASPAFRDLPKTGFEGYRSLTSTDAEVLAIVKDGVGVPAAKAGEQVEVVLDHTSFYGDSGGQVGDTGFFLALDGNSTVAEIIGCVLPVQGVRAHKAVLKQDLAVGDHVNTVVDGDRRDAIRRNHTGTHLIHAALRQVLGTHVKQAGSLVDPTRLRFDFSHFAQVADEELAEIENIVNREVLSNAKVETLEDVPIDVAVNEYHAMALFGEKYGDKVRVVKLSDGFSTELCGGTHTGATGEIGLLKLVGETSVSSGVRRVEAISGMGSLDSFRRDAEVAQVAAQVAGAPAGGSLSDGLRARLASQEDELKKLRRELDEMRMKSAAGGLDDVVSQAVDVKGVKLLRHRADQLDRGQLRTLVDNLKQKAGEGVVVLASAQPEGKVAIIAGVTPGLTKRVQAGKLVGAVAKLVGGSGGGKPEIAEAGGKDQAQIGAALEAAPKLLAELLG